A single genomic interval of Armigeres subalbatus isolate Guangzhou_Male chromosome 1, GZ_Asu_2, whole genome shotgun sequence harbors:
- the LOC134208416 gene encoding signal peptidase complex catalytic subunit SEC11A-like — protein sequence MGVIESLGVDGLLSDVQRMDKRQFFFQVLSFGMIVSSALMIWKGLMVVTGSESPIVVVLSGSMEPAFHRGDLLFLTNQEEPVRVGEIVVFKIEGRDIPIVHRVIKLHEKNNGTVKFLTKGDNNSVDDRGLYAPGQLWLTKKDIVGRARGFLPYVGMITIYMNEYPNLKYGILGLLALYVLLHRE from the exons ATGGGTGTAATCGAATCTCTCGGTGTTGACGGGTTGCTCAGCGATGTCCAGCGGATGGACAAACGACAG TTTTTCTTCCAGGTTCTAAGCTTCGGAATGATTGTTTCCTCGGCCCTGATGATTTGGAAAGGACTGATGGTGGTTACCGGAAGCGAATCGCCCATCGTGGTGGTGCTCAGTGGCAGTATGGAACCGGCTTTTCATCG CGGTGACCTGCTTTTCCTAACCAATCAGGAGGAACCGGTGCGAGTGGGCGAAATTGTGGTGTTTAAAATCGAAGGTCGAGACATTCCAATCGTCCACCGTGTGATTAAACTGCACGAGAAGAACAACGGAACGGTCAAGTTTCTGACCAAGGGCGATAACAACTCGGTGGACGATCGGGGTCTGTACGCGCCCGGACAGCTTTGGCTTACCAAGAAGGACATCGTGGGCCGGGCAAGGGGATTCCTTCCCTATGTCGGAATGATTACGATCTACATGAACGAATACCCGAACCTGAAGTACGGCATTCTGGGGTTGCTAGCGTTGTATGTGCTGCTACATAGGGAATAG